AAAATCATTTGCAGGATTGAGTTGGTCCGTTCAATTTTAATCGAAGGGCTACCATTTAAAGGTTGCACCGATTGCACCCCCAATCGGGTTGCACTGGATACGCTCCCATATTAGATTGCATTCAAACTTGCCGATACCCCATTTGGTACGGAACATCTGGTGGAAACCCCAAAGAAGTTCTTTTGTACCATCTTTAAAAATTCCCAGTTTAATCCTCCGTGCAATCCACAAGGGCAATTAATCTTTTTGCATGGATGAGAACTCTACACACAAACAGTGGTCGTTTTCAGCTGTAACCAGAACGTACGTCTCATGGACAAACAATTTTAAACCAACTGAGACGAACTTGACGGCTACGCACACCAGTAACTAAACTATACACTTAATATAAGCGCCGTACTTACATAAATAAATACATTCAAAATCCTATAAATACACCCAGACCATGGCCATCCCCAAGTGCAAGCAGCAGCAGGAAGCAACTACAAGAGCCTGATCGACCATGGCCATCCCCAAGGCACCTGTCCTTGCCATCCTCGGCTGCATCTGCTTCTTCAGTGCTGTCCTTGCAGCTCGTGAGCTGAGCGATGACCCGGCCATGGTAGCGAGGCACGAACAGTGGATGGCCCAGTACAGCCGCGTGTACAAGGATGATGCCGAGAAGGCACGCCGGTTCGAGGTGTTCAAGGCCAATGTCAAGTTCATCGAGTCATTCAATGCTGCTGGAAACCGTAAGTTCCGGCTTGGTGTCAACCAGTTTGCCGACCTCACCAACGACGAGTTCAGAGCAACCAAGACCAACAAGGGGTTTAATCCAAATGTGGCAAAGGTGCCTACCAGATTCAGGTACGCGAATGTAAGCACTGATGCACTTCCAGCATCGGTGGACTGGAGGACCAAGGGTGCTGTCACTCCCATCAAGGATCAAGGACAATGTGGTAAGTTAGTACACTTATGTAACCACAAACCAATGTTTGTTACTATGAGTTCACAAATCACAACACCGGCAATCAAAAACAACTATTGGACTCAAATTATTGGTTGCAGGATGCTGTTGGGCGTTCTCGGCTGTGGCTGCCATGGAGGGCATTGTCAAGATAAGCACTGGCAAGCTCATCTCACTTTCAGAGCAAGAGTTGGTGGATTGTGATGTCCATGGAGAGGACCAGGGCTGCAATGGTGGTGAGATGGATGACGCCTTCAAGTTCATCATCAAGAACGGTGGTCTTGCCACTGAGTCCAGCTACCCTTACACTGCACAAGATGGCCAGTGCAAGGCCGGATCCAGCAGCGCCGCAACCATCAAGGGCTATGAGGATGTGCCGGCGAACAACGAGGCTGCCCTCATGAAGGCGGTAGCTAACCAGCCTGTGTCGGTGGCGGTAGATGGTGGAGACATGACATTTCAGTTCTACTCTGGTGGTGTGATGACCGGCTCTTGCGGAACTGTCCTGGACCATGGCATTGCCGCCATTGGTTATGGAATGGCCAGTGACGGCACCAAGTATTGGCTGTTGAAGAACTCTTGGGGCACAACTTGGGGTGAGAATGGGTTCCTCAGGATGGAGAAGGACATCTCCGACAAGAGGGGAATGTGTGGCCTTGCCATGCAGCCATCCTACCCGACTGAGTAATTAGCGCTCCGAATTCCTCATATCCATCCACACATATCTTGATATCCATGCGATATGTTCACTGTCAGCTGCTCATGATGATTCATTCTTATGTGTCTCTAAATTGTCTTAATGCGATTGTCATGTAAAATTGTGCTTGTATACTCGAATATCATGTGAATAATCTTAGCGTGGCAAGATTGTGTTCCGTACTCATTCTGTTTATC
The sequence above is drawn from the Panicum hallii strain FIL2 chromosome 7, PHallii_v3.1, whole genome shotgun sequence genome and encodes:
- the LOC112900230 gene encoding senescence-specific cysteine protease SAG39-like, whose translation is MAIPKAPVLAILGCICFFSAVLAARELSDDPAMVARHEQWMAQYSRVYKDDAEKARRFEVFKANVKFIESFNAAGNRKFRLGVNQFADLTNDEFRATKTNKGFNPNVAKVPTRFRYANVSTDALPASVDWRTKGAVTPIKDQGQCGCCWAFSAVAAMEGIVKISTGKLISLSEQELVDCDVHGEDQGCNGGEMDDAFKFIIKNGGLATESSYPYTAQDGQCKAGSSSAATIKGYEDVPANNEAALMKAVANQPVSVAVDGGDMTFQFYSGGVMTGSCGTVLDHGIAAIGYGMASDGTKYWLLKNSWGTTWGENGFLRMEKDISDKRGMCGLAMQPSYPTE